The genomic DNA CTAAAACCAAAAGCATGAAGTCCAACCAAACCGCCAAAGAGCTCCTAAACCAAAAGCCCCAGCCCTGGCTGCAATGGCTCTATCTGGGCCTGGCGATCGCAGGTGCAGTACTTCCCTGGCTGGCAAATCTTGATTTCATTCGGGCCTATGGCAACACCTTTGACATCACCCAGTTCATCGCGCTAGCCAATGCCAACCCGGCAGCTCAATCACTCTCGCGAGATTTAGCCATCGGTGCTACGGCCGTAGTGATTTGGATTGTGCAAGAGAGCCGTAGGCTACAAATGAAGGGCCTACCCTGGGTACTTCTGTGCTGCATAAGCCTTGCCTTTGCCTGTGGCGCGCCACTATTTCTATATCTGAGGGAGAGGCGCCTACGTGAACTCTGGCTAAACAGCCAGGCCGACTAATTGCCGTCTGATTGGTCCATAACCTCCACCTCAACGGAGGAAACGTCAATGGTCGCGCTACTCGCATCAACGTCTTCATTTGAAGAAGCAGGACCCTGTTCCTGTCCAAGGACGGCGCCGCAGGAAGGACATTGGGCCGATCCAGCACTCACAAATCCACAGGCAGGACAGGGCTTGAGCCGGCTCTGCAGCACCTTCCAAGCCACCAATCCCCCCACCCCCAGCAGTACTGGCAGGAGCAGCACTGTCAGGGTGATGCCGCCCAATAAATCAAGCAGTAGGCGACCCGCAGGGCCAGGGGCGAGCAACAGCAGCCCAGCCAAGAGGATCCAAAGCCATGGGATGGGTCGCTGCATGCCGTCAGGATGGCTGGACATTCACCATCCTCATCCCCCGAGGTCGCTGGTGCAACACAAACGACAAACATTGGGCGTAGTAAATAACCACGCCAATCAACCAAACCCACAAAGTAAGTACTAATACGCCCCCCACAACCCCATAGGCCTGGAAGCGCAGACCAAGGGCCAACAAAACTCGGCCAAGCAAGACGTTGATAAAGGTGACTGAAAGAGCCATCCAAACCGCACCAGGCAGCAGGATTCGCCAGGGGATGCGGCGCGAGGGCAAGGCCCAAAGCAAAAGCCAGGAGGTGAAAAAACAGAGTGAAAGCGAAATCAACAAATCAAGGCCCATCGAGACGGGGCGATGGAATGCAAATGGGAACTGAAAAAACTGCACAAACCAATCCCGCAGTGGAATGGAACCCAGCATTCTTCTGCTGGCAAACAATTGGTCAAAGGTAATAAGGCCAGAGATTAGACAAATCAGGCCGATTGCCTTGAGTCTAAATTGCACAAATCGCACCACAATCTGCTGCCAGGTCAGGGATTCCAGCC from Cyanobium sp. WAJ14-Wanaka includes the following:
- a CDS encoding DUF2834 domain-containing protein, translated to MKSNQTAKELLNQKPQPWLQWLYLGLAIAGAVLPWLANLDFIRAYGNTFDITQFIALANANPAAQSLSRDLAIGATAVVIWIVQESRRLQMKGLPWVLLCCISLAFACGAPLFLYLRERRLRELWLNSQAD
- a CDS encoding YihY/virulence factor BrkB family protein; translation: MPFWRAYRLWLRNDCVDLSAAFAYHGLQSFFPVLLIALALASQLLGTNVGLNERLIGWAAEVLPESAIAIFSATLIRFTRQGFGAGLLGVLALLLTSSNAYLTLQRGADRLWWNRPQGLESLTWQQIVVRFVQFRLKAIGLICLISGLITFDQLFASRRMLGSIPLRDWFVQFFQFPFAFHRPVSMGLDLLISLSLCFFTSWLLLWALPSRRIPWRILLPGAVWMALSVTFINVLLGRVLLALGLRFQAYGVVGGVLVLTLWVWLIGVVIYYAQCLSFVLHQRPRGMRMVNVQPS